The region GCTCAAGCTGTTTTCCCTTACGAAATCCTGAAAATGTCTGGAGAATCAGGCCTGGGTTGGCAGGATTGAGGTAATGTGTCGGACGAATGTTACAGACATTTGTGTTCATGTAAACAGCTCCTCCAGGAAAAGTCCTGAACATTTATGGGTAACTGTACAAGTGTGAAAAGAGCCTCAGTCAGTCAGACTCAAATAGTAAAAGCCTCTTCAAAAGCCCAGACTATAAACAGTTGGTACAGCTGGTACTGATAACGAATCAGTAGCATAATCATGTCTACTATTCATGAATGCAGGGTTATTGTGTCTAGGGGTGTTTGGGGGGTCCTTAATaaagaatgaataattaaacacaGATCACTGGTTCAGACCAGTGCTGAGGTAAACATTGCACTGCTCAGTAAAGTGGAGTGTTTTATATTGGTTTGTCTTTACAGGTTCAATGCGTTTCACGCTGAGAGCAGAAAGCCCCTTCACAGAGAATGTGGATTCATCAGGATTCAGCCTGGAACCAACAACGTGGCCTTCATCATCGCCCAGAACTCAGGTCAACACCTTACTCTGCGCTGTCTTTTAGTTTCAAGGTGTTActtcacattgtggggacatgAATTCCTTATGAGGACCACCAGCTGCTCTCCACAGTGTAAATCATTACATATGAAAGTGAAGATATTTTCAGGTTGGGCTAGGGTTAGCTAGTAGTACTAATGTAAAAGTTAATGGTAAGTCTCCACATAATGAATGGAAGTGTTAAGTAATGTCCCCACTACTCACATAtacatgattgtgtgtgtgtgtatgtgtaatctGCAGGCTTGGTGGAGATCGAGGAGGGAGAGCTGATTGGTCAGCAGCTGACTCTACATAGCCGGGCTTTGGCCAGAACCTCCTTTGCCAAAGAGCCGTACGTCCAGCAGGTCAGTCTGAATATTACTGCTCCGTCTTTTCACCATTGGCATTTGGCTTATGGTAAATGATTCATGGCCTGTTTACACCTAAAATCAATATGTATTTTGTATCTGGATGCAATCCGGATTTACTTGATTCTTGActggattctgtttacacttgtcATTAAAATGCATCCCATTTCACCAGGCGAGAGCATTTTCCTTCCTCTGTCTGTAAACATGGTTTCTCACCTGCTGCTCCCAGTGTGTTGTACACTCTCACACCTCAGGAATAAGCCATTAAAACAGGCAGGGAATCGTCTGCAGTCTTGCAGCCGCTGTGATTTCTGCAGCAGTCAGAGCCAACTGTCTAGAGGAATGTTTGGCCACGACAGAAAAATCTAGACTCGGGAAAGTGTCCAGTTTTAGAGACACAATCTTCCTGTTGCTGCTTTTCATACAATGGTGGATGTTCAGGTTAATCTGTGAAAAATATGCCCACtgatttccagaaaaaaaaacacatgtgcTGTCCCTTTTTTGTCCATTGGTTTCTGAACAAGAAACTTAATCCAGACGTGGAAAACACATTCGGTTTACACTGGTGTTAACTGAGGAAGAGATCTGTCTCTAACCACCTCAGAATGTGATTTGAATGATCTGATCACAATGCGTCTTGGAGTGTTTTCACCTGGCTTTCCTGAGATCAGACTCACCTTAATTCAATGTGTACACAGGTCCCTTAGGGTCCATGCACTTTTTTATTACACTCTTTACAAAAGTAAAGTGTTGGATAAATAGCATTAATATCCATCTTCAGTTCCTGTATATTCCACTGCTTTAGTAATTCAGTCAaacattattgcatttttaaattatataaaagtaTTATTCTGAGTTCGTATGCTGACAGTCCTTTGTTTGTGATGTTTTGGTCAGATTTCCAGGGTCCTCCAACTGAGAGCAGACGGCCGACTGGAGCAAGTCGTGTCTATGGCTCTGGAGAACCAGCCCCTAACCCAGCATTTACACGTCACGTACCGCCGAGCCTTCTGACTACAGAGGAGCCAGGGACCAGGTCTAAACCAGCCTAAGAACATCCAGAGCCGACTGCATTGAAACATTTTGCATGCTCTCAGTTATGGATTAGTAATTAACCTATGCATATCTCTCATTACAATATTAGCTGTGGTTAGCTATTGATCTGATACCAGTTAATGTACAgacatttaattatttctttcattGTTGATCATTGTGGTGGAATTTCTGTATATTTGGGATCAGGGAAAACAGAATTAAACTAAAGTATCTACCCTTCCATTGTGTGCTTTAACTAATCGCTGTGATTTTACATATCATCGctctccaatgaaaaacatgtatctccaagtttgtggatgtttagtttactacatcatttgaacacagcagctgtccttcacactgtgtgaacatttcaggattaatggaccaatagaaatgctccaaaattacttggaacaaATTCTTTTTACATTCCCTTCTATTGAAAATTAAGGGGTTTCCcccccttctcctgtaaagttactattttggaaatgtttttCCTTGTACAGTAACAATATGTACATATCTGTGTAGATCAGCCTGCATTCTCATCTTCAGAAAACTTCCTCAGTACCAACActggatttgtttttgttttttttaaatcgtgCTGTAAAAGGTATTCTTGGTCTGTAATATGTAAGAGCTAATTCCTGTACAAAGCCTGTACtttgtttacagtttttctgCTGATCTTTGGACGGGATAATCTGACCAGCAATCCTTAGCATGGGCCACACCTGACATGGATGCTGCCTTTGTTTCCCccttactcacacacccacacctctGGATAGTTTCATACAGTCACCATCATGTTTTAATTTTCTCTAAAGGTTTGTGAAGAACAAGCCAAACAAGTGAATTGTTTGATTCATTTGACATAAATTctagaaattatttttttaaaatctgggCCAGTGGCCACACCACTAACACCCTTTTTGGAGTCCAAAATTATTgcttatatacacacacgtttgtacattaaaacattcattcattcattcattatctgtaac is a window of Hoplias malabaricus isolate fHopMal1 chromosome 1, fHopMal1.hap1, whole genome shotgun sequence DNA encoding:
- the thap4 gene encoding THAP domain-containing protein 4 isoform X1, encoding MFSQAPERSEVVFTTEPPAVELNAAVLPLDWLLGTWESDEPGEGSFPTIAPFRYTETLHFSHVGQPVINFMFNAFHAESRKPLHRECGFIRIQPGTNNVAFIIAQNSGLVEIEEGELIGQQLTLHSRALARTSFAKEPYVQQISRVLQLRADGRLEQVVSMALENQPLTQHLHVTYRRAF
- the thap4 gene encoding THAP domain-containing protein 4 isoform X2 — encoded protein: MSCPFNQPAVELNAAVLPLDWLLGTWESDEPGEGSFPTIAPFRYTETLHFSHVGQPVINFMFNAFHAESRKPLHRECGFIRIQPGTNNVAFIIAQNSGLVEIEEGELIGQQLTLHSRALARTSFAKEPYVQQISRVLQLRADGRLEQVVSMALENQPLTQHLHVTYRRAF